A region from the Medicago truncatula cultivar Jemalong A17 chromosome 6, MtrunA17r5.0-ANR, whole genome shotgun sequence genome encodes:
- the LOC11414471 gene encoding reticulon-like protein B16 encodes MSESDTQPPVTFVSDVLLWKRWQVSFGVIVVSTVAWLLLEWTDLPFLTICSDVLLLLIVLLFLNSNYAALRNKQPPTLPELVVSEEMVNNVAASFRVKINNVLLIAHDITVGKDFRIFFKVVVCLWLLSVIGSIFSFFTLAYIGTLMMFIVPALYRKYGTYVDKCFGVIHHQFSKHYKIVDENVLNRLPRNIPKDKES; translated from the exons ATGTCTGAGTCAGATACTCAGCCTCCTGTCACCTTTG TTTCCGATGTTCTACTATGGAAGCGGTGGCAGGTTTCATTCGGTGTCATTGTTGTTTCTACGGTTGCCTGGCTCCTACTTGAGTGGACAGATTTACCATTCTTAACAATTTGTTCAGATGTCTTGCTGCTCTTGATCGTACTATTGTTTCTGAATTCTAACTATGCTGCCCTTAGAAATAA ACAACCACCAACATTACCTGAGCTAGTAGTGTCAGAGGAGATGGTTAACAATGTAGCCGCTTCATTTCGggtcaaaatcaataatgtGCTTCTTATAGCTCACGACATCACCGTTGGCAAGgatttcagaatttttttcaag GTGGTGGTTTGCTTGTGGCTCTTGTCTGTCATTGGCAGCATCTTCTCCTTTTTCACACTTGCATATATTG GAACCCTCATGATGTTTATTGTCCCTGCATTGTACAGAAAATATGGAACTTACGTAGATAAGTGTTTCGGAGTTATCCATCACCAATTttcaaaacattataaaattgTTGATGAGAATGTTCTCAACAGACTGCCTCGTAATATACCGAaagacaaagaatcttga